Proteins from a genomic interval of Trifolium pratense cultivar HEN17-A07 linkage group LG6, ARS_RC_1.1, whole genome shotgun sequence:
- the LOC123888047 gene encoding tetratricopeptide repeat protein 1-like produces the protein MVVIEHEKPDDQNSNQSNATAAVNDASDGFETASEADLDSDGEESEANGREEEQKHREQPQQKRKETEGEHGQDALINEEELKQKASGEANEAKVEGNKLFVDGKYEEALSQYEHALQVAPDMPSSVEIRSICHSNRAVCFLKLGNYENTIKECTKALELNPAYVKALVRRGEAHEKLEHFEEAIADMKKILEIDPSNDQARKAIRRLEPLAAVKREKMKEEMIAKLKEMGNSVLGRFGMSVDNFKAVKDPNTGSYSISMER, from the exons ATGGTAGTCATAGAGCACGAGAAACCCGACGATCAAAACTCGAATCAATCCAACGCCACTGCCGCCGTAAACGATGCCTCTGACGGCTTCGAAACCGCCAGTGAAGCCGATCTCGATAGCGACGGCGAAGAAAGTGAAGCTAACGGCCGAGAAGAAGAACAGAAACATCGTGAACAACCGCAGCAGAAGCGGAAGGAGACAGAGGGAGAGCATGGACAAGATGCTTTGATCAATGAAGAGGAATTGAAACAG AAAGCATCGGGCGAAGCAAATGAAGCAAAAGTAGAAGGTAACAAACTTTTTGTAGATGGGAAGTATGAGGAGGCATTATCTCAATATGAACATGCTTTACAAGTTGCACCAGACATGCCTTCATCTGTGGAAATACGCTCAATATGCCATTCAAACCGTGCTGTCTGCTTTTTGAAACTG GGAAACTATGAAAATACAATTAAAGAATGCACAAAAGCGTTGGAACTGAATCCTGCATATGTTAAAGCTTTGGTAAGAAGAGGAGAGGCTCATGAAAAGCTTGAACATTTTGAAGAGGCAATTGCTG ACATGAAAAAGATCTTAGAAATTGATCCCTCAAATGATCAAGCTAGAAAAGCCATTCGCCGACTAGAGCCCCTTGCTGCTGTCAAACGggaaaaaatgaaagaagaaatGATTG caaaattgaaagaaatgggCAATTCTGTCTTGGGACGCTTTGGGATGAGCGTTGACAACTTCAAAGCAGTCAAAGATCCAAACACTGGTTCCTATTCTATCTCAATGGAACGCTAA